The following proteins are encoded in a genomic region of Maniola jurtina chromosome 17, ilManJurt1.1, whole genome shotgun sequence:
- the LOC123874063 gene encoding uncharacterized protein LOC123874063 has translation MHSISLALNPTDEEENVYESVNVGGAEDAEDGAVGGASGAVGGVGAGAALWWWRVAPPCRRHGRASQTLEFNERLALPDARDAQGTVPRARRLLRVVAARGGAALSASCGTIDAAPPCVLLLPRWRAPPLAPAASRSYHLLPESQRAAHQLQRYRGARHACCEADGEEPDEADEAEEDAWRARRRDDTHRPD, from the exons ATGCACTCTATCTCTCTCGCGCTAAATCCTACAGAT GAGGAGGAGAACGTGTACGAGAGCGTGAACGTGGGCGGCGCGGAGGACGCGGAGGACGGCGCGGTGggcggcgcgagcggcgcgGTGGGCGGTGTGGGCGCGGGCGCCGCGCTGTGGTGGTGGCGCGTGGCGCCGCCGTGCCGCCGCCACGGGCGCGCGTCGCAGACGCTGGAGTTCAACGAGCGGCTGGCGCTACCGGACGCACGCGACGCGCAGGGCACGGtgccgcgcgcgcgccgcctgCTGCGCGTGGTGGCGGcccgcggcggcgcggcgctgtCGGCGTCGTGCGGCACCATCGACGCGGCGCCGCCGTGCGTGCTGCTGCTGCCGCGCTGGCGCGCGCCGCCGCTGGCGCCCGCCGCCTCGCGCTCCTACCACCTGCTGCCCGAGAGCCAGCGCGCCGCGCACCAGCTGCAGCGCTACAGG GGCGCGCGGCACGCGTGCTGCGAGGCGGACGGCGAGGAGCCGGACGAGGCGGACGAGGCGGAGGAGGACGCGtggcgcgcgcgccgccgcgaCGACACGCACCGCCCCGACTGA